A genome region from Camelina sativa cultivar DH55 chromosome 10, Cs, whole genome shotgun sequence includes the following:
- the LOC104716839 gene encoding myosin-15-like, whose translation MIEDSRSQSILVSGESGAGKTETTKLIMQYLTFVGGRAAEDDRSVEQQVLESNPLLEAFGNAKTVRNDNSSRFGKFVEIQFDASGRISGAAIRTYLLERSRVVRIADPERNYHCFYQLCASGNDAEKYKLISESPSLFPAQIIYQEGIFRTLAAILHLGNVEFSSGREHDSSVVKDRESRLHLQMAADLFKCDANLLLASLCTRSIVTREGIIIKALDPNAAVASRDTLAKTVYAHLFDWLVDKINKSVGQDPDSRFQIGVLDIYGFECFKNNSFEQFCINFANEKLQQHFNEHVFKMEQDEYRKEEINWSYIEFIDNQDVLDLIEKKPIGVIALLDEACMFPRLTHESFSMKLFQNFKCHPRLEKAKFSETDFTLSHYAGKVTYQTEAFLDKNRDYTIVEHCNLLSSSKCPFVARLFPPAPEDSARSSYKFSSVSSRFKQQLQALMETLSKTEPHYVRCVKPNSLNKPQKFESLSVLHQLRCGGVLEAVRISLAGYPTRRNYSDFVDRFGLLAPEFMDESNDEQALTEKILRKLGLGNNQLGRTKVFLRAGQIGILDSKRAEVLDASARLIQRRLRTFVTHQNFISARASAISIQAYCRGCLSRNVYVTKRNEAAAVLVQKHVRRRLSRCAFVKLVSAAIAIQSCIRANSTRLKFSHQKETRAASIIQGNLESSSFLIQMCYSLKNIVLISFAKHAHMNIPCKLSLLVNECLCICFFPYLCFISKPNNNFCWQGCLSRNVYVTKRNEAAAVLVQKHVRRRLSRCAFVKLVSAAIAIQSCIRANSTRLKFSHQKETRAASIIQAHWRIHKFRSAFRHRQSSIIAIQCRWRQKLAKREFRKLKQAANETGALRLAKTKLEKRLEDLEWRLQLEKRLRTSGEDAKSGEISKLQKTLESFSLKLDAARLATINECNKNAVLEKQLDISMKEKSAVERELNGMVELKKDNALLKNSMNSLEKKNLVLEKELVNAKNDCNNTLQKLKEAEKRCSELQTNVQSLEEKLSHLENENHVLRQKRLITSPERAGQILGEKHSSAVVPVQNDRRSIFETPTPSKHIMPFSHSLSESRRSKFTAERNLENYELLSRCIKENLGFNDDKPLAACVIYKCLLHWHAFESESTAIFNIIIEGINEALKGKDENSVLPYWLSNASALLCLLQRNLRSNSFLNANAQRSGRATYGVRSPFKLHGPDDGASHIEARYPALLFKQQLTACVEKIYGLIRDNLKKELSPLLGSCIQAPKASRGIAGKSRSPGGVPQQSPSSQWESILKFLDSLMSRLRENHVPSFFIRKLVTQVFSFINLSLFNSLLLRRECCTFSNGEYVKSGISELEKWIANVKEEFAGTSWHELNYIRQAVGFLVIHQKRKKSLDEIRQDLCPALTIRQIYRISTMYWDDKYGTQSVSSEVVSQMRVLVDKDNQKLSSNSFLLDDDMSIPFSAEDIDKAIPVLDPSEIEPPKFVSEYTCAQSLVKKPSTASASKQII comes from the exons ATGATTGAAGACAGTCGAAGTCAGTCGATACTCGTCAGCGGTGAGAGTGGAGCTGGAAAAACTGAGACAACAAAACTAATCATGCAGTATCTTACATTTGTTGGGGGACGTGCTGCTGAAGATGATAGAAGTGTTGAGCAGCAAGTCCTTGAA TCAAATCCTCTCTTGGAAGCATTTGGCAATGCGAAAACAGTTAGGAATGATAATTCCAG ccGTTTTGGAAAGTTTGTCGAAATCCAGTTTGATGCAAGTGGTAGAATATCTGGTGCTGCAATCAGAACCTATCTTCTGGAGAGATCACGTGTAGTCCGGATAGCAGACCCCGAGAGGAATTATCATTGCTTTTATCAGTTGTGCGCTTCAGGGAAT GACGCTGAGAAATATAAACTAA TTTCTGAAAGTCCTTCCTTGTTTCCTGCACAAATCATTTATCAGGAAGGAATATTCCGCACGCTTGCTGCGATTTTACATCTTGGAAATGTTGAGTTTTCCTCAGGGCGAGAGCACGACTCGTCGGTGGTAAAGGATCGGGAATCTAGACTTCATCTGCAGATGGCTGCTGATCTTTTCAA GTGTGATGCAAATCTTTTGCTGGCTTCTCTCTGCACACGTTCAATTGTGACCCGTGAAGGCATCATTATCAAAGCACTTGACCCTAATGCTGCTGTTGCTAGCCGGGATACACTTGCGAAGACTGTTTACGCCCATCTGTTTGACTG GCTGGTTGATAAGATCAATAAGTCTGTTGGGCAAGATCCAGACTCCCGTTTTCAAATTGGAGTCCTGGACATTTACGGATTTGAATGCTTTAAGAATAACAG TTTTGAACAATTTTGCATCAACTTTGCAAATGAAAAGCTGCAGCAACATTTCAATGAG CATGTATTCAAGATGGAGCAGGATGAgtatagaaaagaagaaattaattgGAGTTATATTGAGTTTATTGACAACCAGGATGTCTTGGACCTTATTGAGAAG AAGCCTATTGGAGTAATTGCACTCTTGGATGAAGCTTG CATGTTTCCTAGATTAACTCATGAGTCATTTTCAATGAAGCTGTTCCAGAATTTTAAATGTCATCCTAGATTGGAGAAGGCAAAGTTTTCAGAGACGGATTTTACCCTCTCTCATTACGCTGGCAAG GTTACTTATCAAACTGAAgcatttttggataaaaaccGTGATTATACTATAGTGGAACATTGCAATCTGCTGTCTTCCTCCAAATGCCCTTTCGTTGCTCGACTTTTTCCCCCAGCTCCGGAAGATTCTGCCAGATCTTCTTACAAATTTTCTTCTGTGTCTTCCAGATTTAAG cAACAACTTCAAGCCCTCATGGAAACTCTCAGCAAAACGGAGCCTCATTATGTTCGTTGTGTGAAGCCAAACTCACTCAACAAACCTCAAAAGTTCGAGAGTCTTAGTGTTTTACATCAACTTCGTTGTGGG GGTGTACTAGAAGCTGTTCGAATTAGTCTAGCAGGGTACCCCACTCGAAGAAATTATTCAGACTTCGTGGATCGGTTTGGTCTGCTTGCTCCAGAATTCATGGATGAGAG CAATGATGAGCAGGCACTGACTGAGAAAATCTTGAGGAAATTAGGTCTTGGGAATAATCAG CTAGGCCGGACAAAAGTGTTCCTTAGAGCTGGTCAAATTGGCATTTTGGACTCTAAGCGGGCTGAAGTTCTTGATGCTTCTGCAAGACTAATTCAGCGAAGACTGAGAACATTTGTTACGCACCAAAACTTCATCTCTGCGCGGGCTTCTGCAATTTCAATTCAGGCATACTGTAGAG GATGCCTGTCTCGAAATGTTTATGTCACGAAAAGGAATGAAGCAGCAGCTGTCTTGGTACAAAAGCATGTACGCAGGAGGCTGTCAAGATGTGCATTTGTAAAACTTGTATCAGCTGCCATTGCAATACAGTCTTGCATCCGCGCTAATTCAACTCGCTTAAAGTTTTCACATCAAAAAGAGACTAGAGCTGCCTCTATAATTCAG GGTAATCTAGAGTCGTCTAGTTTCCTGAT TCAAATGTGCTATTCTCTGAAAAATATTGTATTGATTTCTTTTGCTAAGCATGCTCACATGAATATTCCATGCAAATTGTCGTTACTAGTGAATGAATGcctttgtatatgttttttccCCTATCTCTGTTTTATTTCTAAGCCTAATAATAATTTCTGTTGGCAAGGATGCCTGTCTCGAAATGTTTATGTCACGAAAAGGAATGAAGCAGCAGCTGTCTTGGTACAAAAGCATGTACGCAGGAGGCTGTCAAGATGTGCATTTGTAAAACTTGTATCAGCTGCCATTGCAATACAGTCTTGCATCCGCGCTAATTCAACTCGCTTAAAGTTTTCACATCAAAAAGAGACTAGAGCTGCCTCTATAATTCAG GCTCATTGGAGAATCCATAAGTTTCGTTCAGCATTCAGACACCGTCAATCATCTATTATTGCTATTCAGTGTCGTTGGCGGCAGAAGCTTGCAAAGAGAGAGTTTAGAAAACTTAAACAA GCAGCTAATGAAACAGGTGCTTTGCGATTAGCTAAAACTAAACTTGAGAAGCGGTTAGAAGATCTTGAATGGCGATTGCAGCTTGAGAAACGATTGAGA ACAAGTGGTGAGGACGCCAAGTCAGGTGAAATATCTAAGCTTCAGAAAACATTGGAATCCTTCAGCCTCAAACTAGACGCAGCTAGGCTGGCTACCATTAATGAGTGCAATAAGAATGCAGTGCTTGAAAAGCAACTAGACATATCCATGAAAGAGAAGTCTGCTGTTGAAAGAGAGCTTAATGGGATGGTGGAACTAAAGAAAGATAACGCCTTGTTGAAG AACTCGATGAACTCCTTGGAAAAGAAGAATCTGGTTCTGGAGAAGGAGCTTGTCAATGCGAAAAATGATTGCAATAACACACTACAGAAGTTGAAGGAAGCTGAAAAAAGATGTTCTGAACTCCAGACGAATGTTCAAAG CCTTGAGGAGAAACTCTCTCATCTGGAAAATGAGAACCATGTCTTGAGGCAAAAGAGGCTAATCACATCCCCAGAGAGAGCTGGACAGATACTTGGTGAA AAACATTCTAGTGCTGTTGTACCAGTTCAAAATGACAGGAGatctatattt GAGACACCAACACCTTCAAAGCACATCATGCCATTTTCACATAGCCTGTCAGAGTCACGTCGATCCAAATTCACTGCAGAAAGAAACCTG GAGAACTACGAATTGCTCTCCAGGTGTATAAAGGAAAATTTGGGATTCAATGATGATAAGCCACTGGCTGCTTGTGTGATATATAAATGTCTTCTTCACTGGCATGCCTTTGAATCTGAGAGCACAGCCATATTTAACATCATTATCGAGGGAATCAATGAAGCCCTGAAG GGTAAAGATGAGAATAGTGTATTACCATATTGGCTCTCAAACGCTTCAGCACTTCTATGTCTCTTGCAGAGGAATCTGCGGTCGAATAGTTTTCTAAATGCTAATGCTCAACGTTCTGGGAGGGCTACATAT GGAGTAAGGTCTCCTTTTAAACTTCATGGACCTGACGATGGTGCTTCGCATATAGAAGCAAGATATCCAGCATTATTATTTAAACAGCAGCTGACAGCATGTGTGGAGAAGATCTATGGTTTAATTCGTGATAATTTGAAAAAGGAATTGTCACCGCTTCTGGGATCATGCATTCAG GCACCCAAAGCTTCACGAGGAATTGCTGGAAAATCTAGATCACCAGGTGGTGTGCCGCAGCAATCACCAAGTAGTCAATGGGAAAGTATACTCAAATTCTTGGATTCTCTTATGTCCCGCCTACGCGAAAATCAT GTACCCTCGTTCTTCATTCGCAAACTTGTGACTCAGGTTTTCTCATTTATCAACCTATCACTTTTCAACAG tcttcttcttcgtcgtgaATGTTGCACATTTTCAAATGGAGAATATGTGAAATCTGGGATTTCAGAATTGGAGAAGTGGATAGCCAATGTAAAGGAGGAG TTTGCAGGAACATCTTGGCATGAGTTAAATTACATAAGACAAGCTGTTGGATTCTTG GTTAtacaccaaaaaagaaagaaatcattGGATGAAATCAGGCAGGATCTGTGCCCG GCATTGACAATAAGGCAAATATATCGAATAAGTACGATGTATTGGGACGATAAATATGGAACTCAAAGTGTCTCAAGTGAG GTGGTTTCCCAAATGAGAGTACTTGTGGACAAGGATAACCAAAAACTAAGTTCGAATTCGTTCTTGCTGGATGATGATATGAG CATTCCTTTCTCTGCAGAAGATATAGACAAGGCTATTCCTGTATTAGACCCATCTGAAATAGAACCACCAAAATTCGTATCAGAATATACTTGTGCACAGTCCCTTGTGAAGAAACCCTCCACAGCTTCAGCCTCAAAGCAGATCATTTGA
- the LOC104716841 gene encoding uncharacterized protein LOC104716841 produces the protein MSLSSYLSPTRFLEGYLRRCLTAAGLTSQTLSIDSETTIHFWGPPHRSDDDDDRPVMLLLHGFGPSSMWQWRRQIQAFSPSVFRLYSPDLVFFGDSTTSSTNRTEVFQAECMAKLMEKLGIGKYSVVGTSYGGFVAYHLAKLCPEKVEKVVIASSGVNMRKCDSESLLQRSNCEVIEKVMLPSTAAELRTLMALASSSRILSMFPNAFWNDVISNLYTKNRTEKIELLKGVTFGRNENLNIDPLSQEVLIVWGDKDQIFPVKMAYELKEVLGDKTKLEIIDNTSHVPQIECAQEFNNIVLRFLKGS, from the exons ATGTCGCTGTCGTCTTACCTAAGCCCGACGCGCTTTCTAGAAGGCTACCTCCGCCGTTGCCTCACGGCGGCAGGATTGACGTCGCAGACGCTTTCCATAGACTCTGAAACAACCATCCACTTCTGGGGACCACCACACCGGAGCGATGATGACGACGACAGACCTGTTATGCTTCTCCTCCACGGCTTCGGTCCATCCTCTATGTGGCAGTGGCGGCGACAGATTCAAGCCTTCTCTCCCTCTGTTTTCAGGCTCTATTCTCCCGATCTTGTCTTCTTCGGTGACTCTACCACTTCCTCCACCAACCGCACCGAAGTCTTCCAG GCGGAATGTATGGCAAAGCTAATGGAGAAATTAGGAATAGGCAAGTATAGTGTGGTTGGAACAAGCTACGGCGGTTTTGTGGCATACCATTTGGCAAAATTGTGTCCGGAAAAAGTGGAGAAAGTAGTGATTGCAAGCTCTGGTGTCAACATGCGAAAGTGTGACAGTGAAAGTTTATTGCAACGATCCAACTGTGAGGTCATCGAGAAAGTTATGTTACCATCCACTGCAGCTGAGCTTCGCACACTTATGGCTTTGGCATCTTCGTCGCGGATACTTAGTATGTTTCCCAATGCTTTCTGGAACGACGTTATTAGT AATTTATATACAAAGAATAGAACAGAGAAGATTGAATTATTGAAGGGGGTGACTTTTGGCCGGAACGAGAATTTAAACATCGATCCTCTTTCTCAG GAGGTCCTAATAGTATGGGGAGACAAAGATCAGATATTTCCTGTGAAGATGGCTTACGAATTAAAAGA GGTTCTTGGAGACAAAACGAAACTAGAAATTATCGACAACACCTCGCACGTTCCTCAGATCGAATGTGCACAAGAGTTTAACAATAtcgttttgagatttttgaagGGTTCTTAA